In Dermatophilus congolensis, a genomic segment contains:
- a CDS encoding cold-shock protein, with protein MAQGTVKWFNAEKGFGFIAQDGGGPDVFVHYSAIQTNGFRSLEEAQRVEFEVTEGPKGPQADNVQPL; from the coding sequence ATGGCACAGGGTACCGTCAAGTGGTTCAACGCTGAAAAGGGCTTCGGCTTTATCGCCCAGGACGGCGGCGGCCCCGACGTCTTCGTGCACTACTCGGCTATTCAGACGAACGGTTTCCGCTCCCTCGAAGAGGCGCAGCGTGTGGAGTTCGAAGTCACTGAGGGCCCCAAGGGTCCCCAGGCCGACAACGTTCAGCCGCTCTGA